A genomic window from Flavobacterium sp. I3-2 includes:
- a CDS encoding OsmC family protein, with amino-acid sequence MATHKINTVWKGNMQFESSNPGGSLKIDVAEDLGGNSDGLRPKALMLSALAGCSGLDVASLMKKMRLEVSDFFIETEGFLTDTEPAVYEKVIVTYNFSGENLNEEKLTRAVDLSVEKYCGVMHMFRSFAEIEIKIIFNK; translated from the coding sequence ATGGCAACACACAAGATTAATACAGTTTGGAAAGGTAATATGCAATTTGAATCTTCAAATCCAGGCGGTTCTTTAAAAATTGATGTTGCTGAAGATTTAGGTGGGAATTCTGATGGTTTGCGTCCTAAAGCTTTGATGCTTTCTGCACTTGCGGGATGTTCAGGTTTAGACGTAGCTTCGTTGATGAAGAAAATGCGACTTGAAGTTTCTGATTTTTTTATCGAAACCGAAGGTTTTTTAACAGATACCGAACCAGCAGTTTACGAAAAAGTAATAGTTACTTATAATTTTTCTGGTGAAAATCTAAACGAAGAAAAATTAACTCGCGCTGTCGATTTGTCGGTCGAGAAATATTGTGGCGTCATGCATATGTTTCGCTCTTTTGCCGAAATAGAAATTAAAATTATATTTAATAAATAA